A genomic window from Plasmodium malariae genome assembly, chromosome: 10 includes:
- the PmUG01_10048900 gene encoding GDP dissociation inhibitor, putative: MEDREITTFNCDILICGTSLLNSLLSSYFSINNYKVINIDKNNYYGDVNCSLNFNQFQEQKVNLENFYEEYLPFSSNIQDEVGGEKKKLMEEIIQNYFQLNNNKFNIDLNPKILYNESNIVSLLVSLNAHTYVNFVGIQHFYLTSKKDNTNQTIITNSEKTQVSNTQKEKHKNKTVENMNETCVHSLSTIDDEKEDNLILLKIPLNRSQVFLDNNLNLSEKRMIMNFIYKNIVHDKNYTFSNFSNYNFVKKANVTQQEFLLQNNESVSSKIIRNTADNYIYEKGKNVCNKKEPFQHEEQIEEKCLNVSICEFLKSYNINDKITDYIIYGIGLFDLELGYRNDRSISQYYLSGYTKDKMFVMNKGEFLQRLHILVNSLNKFKLQNLFENAFIYPSYGLNDIIYAISRVASLNNSIYMINRKIKNIILSDFYINNVGRIENNNNNNNNTFSFHTSSKIKEIVLDNGHIIRPNFVISSGSNINFYEMKKYLFCKNKSNKAPRKEKIQIKTNRLVVLSTYSLIGKNGLSFYIHKQPKMEQQQEKEGGQKKKEFYNMNCSVHILQLDHSSGSCPLGFFLTYFTYLEIEKKQNQASNISNNGKNEDTKNQKPLNFMLLFNVLKLFVKKHRFISNTSVDSYLPVKIPFDEQILNKIADFFSTQKTQNIISKEEVIKVRETENEENNQKNNQKNDLKSEVINMKLQKESIKNGPKQDGGNERKQAQFNETKRQSSIKAFNDLLTNEGIIYYAYYEYKPVVYRKDTIKLINQNVQNYRKIFENIKKLKEQNQKQKLEQKQEMCENQKNEVNKRKVNCNNNSDISETTNKTNENKDANIHERNNNCNLSYSNQLIGIDENKNICNLLFTNDIHNYPIYPLIEDISMFFYIINKIHNTFFQSHHGQTIYDTYTDVIKTFFNNRTAHNSS; the protein is encoded by the coding sequence ATGGAAGATAGAGAAATCACAACTTTCAACTGcgatattttaatatgtggTACGAGTTTGTTGAATAGTTTACTTTCTTCCTATTTTTCCATCAATAATTAcaaagtaataaatattgacaaaaataattactatGGTGACGTTAACTGTTCTCTAAATTTTAATCAATTTCAGGAACAGAAAGTAAACCTTGAAAACTTTTACGAAGAATATTTGCCTTTTTCATCAAACATACAGGATGAGGTGGgcggggaaaaaaaaaaactgatggaagaaataattcaaaattattttcaattaaataataataaatttaatattgaCTTAAACCCAAAGATATTATACAATGAAAGTAATATTGTCAGTTTGCTAGTTAGCCTAAATGCCCATACATATGTCAATTTTGTAGGAATACAGCACTTCTATTTAACATCTAAAAAGGACAACACAAACCAAACAATTATCACTAATTCAGAAAAAACACAAGTTAGTAATactcaaaaagaaaaacataaaaataaaacggTAGAAAATATGAATGAAACATGTGTCCATAGTCTTTCTACGATAGATgatgaaaaagaagataatCTAATTTTGCTAAAAATTCCTCTAAACAGATCACAAGTTTTTTTAgacaataatttaaatcttagtgaaaaaagaatgattatgaattttatatataaaaacattgtTCATGATAAGAATTACACGTTTTCGAATTTTTCTAactataattttgtaaaaaaggCAAATGTAACTCAACAAGAATTTTTGCTGCAAAATAATGAATCCGTAtcaagtaaaataataaggaaTACCGCAGATAATTACATCTatgaaaaagggaaaaatgtatgtaataaaaaggaaCCATTTCAACATGAAGAgcaaatagaagaaaaatgCTTGAATGTCAGCATTTGTGAATTTTTGAAATCATATAAcattaatgataaaataactGATTATATCATTTACGGGATTGGTTTATTTGATTTAGAATTAGGATATAGAAATGATAGAAGCATCTCGCAGTACTACTTGAGTGGTTATACAAAGGATAAAATGTTTGTTATGAATAAAGGGGAGTTTTTACAACGCTTACACATTTTAGtaaattctttaaataaatttaaattacaaaatcTGTTTGAAAATGCTTTTATTTACCCATCTTATGgtttaaatgatattatatatgcaatatCAAGAGTAGCCAGtttaaataattctatatatatgattaatagaaaaataaaaaatattatactttCTGATTTTTACATTAACAATGTTGGAAGAATtgagaataataataataataataataacacttTTTCCTTTCACACAtcatcaaaaataaaagaaatcgTCTTAGATAATGGCCATATAATTAGACCCAATTTTGTTATATCGTCCGGATCCAATATAAATTTCTACGAAATGAAAAAGTAccttttttgcaaaaataaaagtaacaaAGCTcctagaaaagaaaaaatacaaattaaaacTAATAGGTTAGTCGTCTTAAGTACTTACTCACTTATTGGAAAAAATGGCCTCTCCTTTTACATACACAAACAACCAAAAATGGAGCAACAACAAGAAAAAGAAGgaggacaaaaaaaaaaagagttcTATAACATGAATTGCTCGGTACATATATTACAACTAGATCACAGTAGTGGTTCTTGTCCCTTgggtttttttttaacgtactttacatatttagaaatagaaaaaaagcaaaacCAAGCTTCTAACATTTcaaataatggaaaaaatgagGATACGAAAAATCAGAAGCCTTTAAATTTCATGTTACTCTTTAATGtcttaaaattatttgttaaaaaacaTAGATTTATTAGTAATACATCTGTTGACTCATACTTACCCGTTAAAATCCCATTTGATGAACAAATTCTGAACAAAATCGCGGACTTCTTTAGCACGCAGAAGacacaaaatattattagcaAAGAAGAAGTAATCAAAGTGAGGGAAACCGAAAATGAGGAAAACAATCAGAAAAACAACCAGAAGAATGACCTGAAAAGTGAAGTGATAAATATGAAGCTCCAAAAGGaaagtattaaaaatggCCCAAAACAGGATGGAGGGAATGAACGAAAACAAGCACAATTTAATGAGACAAAAAGGCAATCCTCTATAAAAGCCTTCAATGACTTACTAACAAACGAAGGAATCATttattatgcatattatgaatataaacCAGTAGTGTACAGAAAAGATACTATCAAATTAATTAATCAAAATGTACAGAactatagaaaaatatttgaaaatataaaaaagcttAAGGAACAAaatcaaaaacaaaaactaGAACAAAAACAAGAGATGTGtgaaaatcaaaaaaatgaagtaaataaaagaaaggttaattgtaataacaatagtgACATATCTGAAACTACAAACAAAACCAACGAAAACAAAGATGCAAACATACATGAGCGAAATAACAATTGTAATCTTTCTTACAGCAACCAACTTATAGGGATAGacgaaaataaaaacatttgcAACTTACTTTTTACAAATGACATCCACAATTACCCCATTTATCCCCTAATTGAAGATATttctatgtttttttatattattaataaaattcataatactttttttcagTCACACCATGGACAAACAATATATGATACATATACCGAcgtaataaaaacattttttaataatcgAACTGCACATAACAGTTCTTAA
- the PmUG01_10049000 gene encoding conserved Plasmodium protein, unknown function — protein MLISLNSTFLKCIRRNFLTLNGVLYAKRTWQTNMKRKTYRSKKRKKFIRLGETLIRIQ, from the exons ATGCTCATTTCTTTAAAttcaacttttttaaaatgtatcaGACGGAATTTCTTAACACTTAATG gcGTTTTGTACGCAAAAAGAACGTGGCAAACaaatatgaaaaggaaaacataCAGAtcaaaaaagaggaaaaagtTTATAAGATTGGGAGAAACACTTATTAGgattcaataa
- the PmUG01_10049100 gene encoding conserved Plasmodium protein, unknown function yields the protein MEKEKTSKNNESYKNMVDCYYLLLKKFKKKSSYVIDEFLIKENKDSDSVLTIYEDVNSDAFSFLILSMIDSNYTRINKINILNVQNANDVIRAICFYMDNIQISELLKKNIKNVRKKNVNVENKDKVNLKVKEKEKEKEEKDEKDEKNNEINNRNKCNIKSLSIFNSNIDISAIILLSKSLYDNSYAKLENLAIDCIHLNSDCLKYLSLSLCNYNNLKTLSFQYCNLNNDSIKYIIDIVIYLNSSLSNLNLCGNNFKEDGMCELFESFLLNNSLSNIDVSYNMFNLNDLFVETICKIITSETNISSIYLIGNFVENNNLSKINNAMNFNKSISILKLPHEVDDEIMKEINLKLVKKKRKKKKSNRKNV from the exons atggaaaaagaaaaaactagCAAAAATAATGAGAGTTacaaa AACATGGTTGactgttattatttattgttaaaaaaattcaagaAAAAAAGCTCTTATGTTATAGatgaatttttaataaag gaaaataaagaCAGTGATTCAGTTTTAACAATTTATGAGGACGTTAATTCAgatgctttttcttttttaattttatctatGATTGATTCCAATTATAcc cgaattaacaaaataaatatcctAAATGTACAAAATGCTAATGATGTTATAAGAGCTATATGTTTTTACATGGACAATATACAAATCAGtgaacttttaaaaaaaaatattaaaaatgtaagaaaaaagaatgtaaatgtagaaaataaggataaagttaatttaaaagtaaaagaaaaggaaaaagaaaaagaagaaaaagatgaaaaagatgaaaaaaataatgaaattaacAACAGAAATAAGTGCAATATAAAATCGTTGAGCATatttaatagtaatatagATATAAGTGCAATAATACTCCTTTCTAAATCCTTATATGATAATAGTTACGCTAAG CTAGAAAATTTAGCAATAGATtgtattcatttaaattctGATTGCCTCAAATATCTGTCCCTTTCACTGTGTAACtataacaatttaaaaaCCTTAAGTTTTcaa TATTGCAACTTAAATAACGATtccataaaatatataatagatatAGTCATATATTTGAACTCCTCTTTATCTAATTTGAATTTATGtggaaataattttaaagaagaCGGAATGTGtgaa cTTTTTGAAAGCtttttacttaataattctttaagTAATATCGATGTTTcttataatatgtttaatttaaatgaCTTATTTGTTGAAACAATTTGCAAGATTATTACTAGTGAAAcc AATATTTcgagtatatatttaatcgGCAATTTCGTGGAGAATAACAATTTgtctaaaataaataatgctatgaattttaataaatctatttctattttaaaattaccaCATGa AGTTGATGATGAAATAATGAAGGAAATAAATCTAAAGCTAGTTAAGAAAAAgcgaaaaaagaaaaaatcaaataggaaaaatgtttaa
- the PmUG01_10049300 gene encoding Plasmodium exported protein, unknown function, whose amino-acid sequence MNKKYNILNISMIHEENKNISKSFLNVHFETLKRCRRRDKINELVLFLKTFIFTFLLWTDLCFNDHTFGKSWDNNNHLENIFYYKNIRALTENEYDVKTYYKVLVANFKDKFLENEGKINPKTNTLKLNSKLRNEDENVKPKRKLLKVKLNEKLSTKYENVKPEYKLLKVKFKDNLKRKGESKKCKNRKGYINVYDIDGNTHSKNRNVNYNFNSYEERMFPAFQRHIVNIVKNNGDYKNSYESRIIREYSNEHKKFVGYSNYDQNGKEYIHRNENDNGDGDGDGDENGNGSEYGEESGDINEDKEKDGNGNECKEEDANEDRNDSVYGSGGGSGGGSGDGSGDGSGDGNRNGNGNGDGNKNDGNGNEDKDGDDKENNESNDKNDEEKDENENSDDTENKDKNDDIAENEYNKPNVIEVEEVKEEKMLREQNSLNESAIVNGEDMLYEEKGENTINTKNEDSEIQKKLEKGKEDVIDDTILEMTEHNEKETYKNFDEDSGKNISVNFFRGKSVKKMKFYNIIEGNIKIIKGYVDKMINWCLTEYDILKKIIENYLGDNINKNKHADTNVKETGILRKNIIEFTYITDDKKDNEDRKAEENRSAGEITSEKTKNVLLANIGESFIMSILEKTSDIAKKGALYIDAMLDNICALAKKGASYINSKLYNIVNFAKKCALYIEGRLNKTCMLAKKRAVDIMGMLEEISDIARIYAINIIGALYKIG is encoded by the exons aTGAATAAGAAATACAATATCTTGAATATATCCATGATACatgaggaaaataaaaatatatctaaaagttttttaaatgtgCATTTTGAAACATTAAAAAGGTGTCGGAGGAGagacaaaataaatgaacttGTTTTGTTTcttaaaacttttatttttacatttttattatggaCGGATCTATGCTTTAATGAT cATACCTTCGGTAAATCATgggataataataatcatctagagaatatattttattataaaaatattcgaGCATTAACAGAAAATGAGTACGATGtgaaaacatattataaagTACTAGTTGCGAATTTTAAAGATAAATTTCTTGAAAATGAAGGGAAAATAAATCCAAAAACAAacacattaaaattaaatagtaAATTGAGAAACGAAGATGAGAATGTGAAACCTAAACgcaaattattaaaagtaaaattaaatgaaaaactgAGCActaaatatgaaaatgtgAAACctgaatataaattattaaaagttaaatttaaggataatttaaaaagaaaaggagaGAGTAAGAAGTGTAAAAACAGAAAAggttatataaatgtttatgaCATTGATGGAAATACTCATAGTAAGAATAGGaatgttaattataattttaattcatatGAGGAAAGAATGTTTCCTGCTTTTCAGAGACATATTGTGAacatagtaaaaaataatggagattataaaaattcatatgaGAGTCGCATTATACGGGAATATTCAAACGAACATAAAAAGTTTGTGGGATATAGTAACTATGATCAAAACggaaaagaatatatacatagaaatgaaaatgataatgGCGATGGCGATGGTGATGGGGATGAAAATGGAAATGGAAGTGAATATGGGGAGGAAAGTGGAGATATAAATGAAGATAAGGAAAAAGATGGAAATGGAAACGAATGTAAGGAAGAAGATGCAAATGAAGATAGAAATGATAGTGTATATGGAAGTGGAGGTGGAAGTGGAGGTGGAAGTGGAGATGGAAGTGGAGATGGAAGTGGAGATGGAAATAGAAATGGAAATGGAAATGGAGATGGAAATAAAAACGATGGAAATGGAAATGAAGATAAAGATGGTGACGACaaggaaaataatgaatcGAATGATAAGAACGATGAAGAAAAAGATGAGAATGAAAATTCAGATGACACggaaaataaagataaaaatgacGATATTGCggaaaatgaatataacaaACCAAACGTGATAGAAGTTGAAGAGgtaaaagaggaaaaaatgtTAAGAGAACAAAATTCTTTAAATGAATCTGCAATAGTAAATGGAGAGGATATGTTATATGAAGAGAAAGGGGAAAATAcaattaatacaaaaaatgagGATAGTGAAATTCAAAAGAAAttagaaaaaggaaaagaagatGTTATTGATGATACAATATTAGAAATGACTGAGCATAATGAAAAggaaacatataaaaattttgacgAAGATagtggaaaaaatatatctgtaaatttttttagagGTAAATCtgtgaaaaaaatgaaattttataatataatagaaggaaatataaaaattataaaagggTATGTagataaaatgataaattggTGTTTGACGGAATATGatatcttaaaaaaaataatagaaaattacTTAGGGgacaatataaataaaaataagcatGCAGATACAAATGTAAAAGAAACGggaattttaagaaaaaatattattgaatttacatatattactgATGACAAAAAAGATAATGAAGATAGAAAAGCAGAAGAAAACAGAAGTGCAGGTGAAATAACATCtgaaaaaactaaaaatgtACTACTAGCAAACATAGGTGAATCATTTATAATGagtatattagaaaaaacaaGTGATATAGCTAAAAAAGGtgcattatatatagatgCTATGTTAGATAATATTTGTGCATTAGCTAAAAAGGGTgcatcatatataaatagtaagttatataatattgttaattttgcTAAAAAATGTGCATTATATATAGAGGGTAGATTGAATAAAACATGTATGTTAGCTAAAAAACGTGCAGTCGATATAATGGGTATGTTAGAAGAAATTAGTGATATAGCTAGAATATAtgcaataaatataattggTGCACTATATAAAATTGGCTAA